The region CAATTATTCTTGGAATGGGTTTACCTACAACGGCAAAATATATTGTTCTAGCTACAATGGCTGTACCAGCTTTGTTAAAATTAGATGTTAACTTAATGTCTGCCCATCTTTTTATTCTATATTTTGGAGTAGTTGCAGATATAACACCTCCCGTTGCTTTAGCTGCCTATGCAGGAGCTGGTATTGCTGGAGCCAATGCTATGAAAACTGGATTACAAGCTGTTAAATTGTCGTTGGCTGCCTTTATAGTACCTTATATATTTGCTTATGATCCTTCTTTAATACTAGTAAAAGAAGTAAGTGGAACAGATATTACTTTTATTCCTTTTATTAGTGCATTACCTGTAATTTTATCTGCTATTATAGGTATACTATGTTTAGCGTCTGCAGTAGAAGGATATTTAAAAACTAACTGTAAAGCATACGAAAGAATATTATTGCTTATAGCAGCCCTTTCCCTATTAAAACCAGGACTTATGACAGATGCTTTTGGCATCATAGTTTTAATTTCTACTTATAGCATGCAAAACTTTAGAATGAAAAAATCAGAAGCTGTTTAATCACGATTTGAAAAGTTTTAGACGTTATCCTGAATTATAATAATATTGGATATTTTCAGTTAATTGACATTTCTTCTCTACTCCGTATATAATATATATATTATACTTTCATATAACATATATTAAAAGAGGAGGAGAGAAGAAATGTCGAGGGAAAACGTTCCAAACCAGAATAAAAATGAAACAAAAGGGTTTTTAAAGAACGTTGAAAAAGTTGGTAATGCATTACCACATACAGCTATGATTTTCGTAATATTAAGTTTGATTGTCATTGTTGTGTCTGCAATAGTTGCAGCCGTTGGTGAGCCTGTTACCTATTTTGACGCTAGAGAAGGAGCAGAAGTAACTACAAAAGCAGTCTCCCTTTTAAACGCCGACGGCCTACGTTACATGTTTAATAGTGCTGTTGATAATTTTATAGGCTTTGCACCGTTAGGTACTGTCTTGGTTGTTATGATAGGAGTTGGTTTAGCTGAATGGTCTGGACTAATTGAAACTTCATTAAAAAAATTATTAATAGGTGTTAATCCTAAAATATTAACAGCTGTCGTAGTTTTCGCAGGTATAATGTCTAACATAGCATCAGATGCTGGTTATGTTGTTGTTATACCTTTAGGGGCTATTGTATTTGCAGGTGCAGGTCGGCATCCTATTGCAGGATTGGCGGCAGCTTTTGCAGGAGTATCTGCTGGATTCTCTGCTAACCTTGTTATAGGATCTACTGATCCATTACTTGCTGGTATTACTAATGAAGCATTAAAAAGTGCTGGATTAGATTATAGTATTACTCCTACAGCAAACTGGTACTTTATGATGGCTTCCACAGTTTTATTAACAATTTTAGGTACTATTGTAACTGAAAAAATAGTTGAGAAAAATCTTGGACCTTATACTG is a window of Tissierellales bacterium DNA encoding:
- a CDS encoding DUF3394 domain-containing protein; the protein is IILGMGLPTTAKYIVLATMAVPALLKLDVNLMSAHLFILYFGVVADITPPVALAAYAGAGIAGANAMKTGLQAVKLSLAAFIVPYIFAYDPSLILVKEVSGTDITFIPFISALPVILSAIIGILCLASAVEGYLKTNCKAYERILLLIAALSLLKPGLMTDAFGIIVLISTYSMQNFRMKKSEAV